In Capsicum annuum cultivar UCD-10X-F1 chromosome 7, UCD10Xv1.1, whole genome shotgun sequence, one genomic interval encodes:
- the LOC107876870 gene encoding translation initiation factor IF-2, chloroplastic, which translates to MSSMASLVSLGSVCGCSSGQFEGSFSLVRRVSFSKNFRSVNRIWVGRRWRYVSVCRYSVTTDFIADQGTSISLDSSSSSKKDDDADLLLKPSPRPQLKPGPKPGPALGNGPVLSSDSDDDKRNPKEEERNKVIESLGEALEKVEKLETNRKANVSANKSSANARTAPRNSKPVDSDDSSNRKSKTLKSVWKKGNPVATVQKVVKPPPKQEPMTDGGRKSESQSVAPLKPPQPPQKVQPQLLARPSVAPPPPPAIKKPVILKDVGAAARSPPSDGIESAGKTKERKTILVDKFASKKPVVDPMIAQAVLAPPKPGKSPPPGKFREEFRKKSGASGGQRRRIVDDGIPDEEASELDVSIPGAARKGRKWTKASRKAARLRAAQESAPVKVEILEVVEEGMPIEELAYNLATSEGEILGLLYSKGIKPDGVQTLSNDIVKMVCKEYEVEVIDAASVKVEEMARKKEIFDEDDLDKLEDRPPVITIMGHVDHGKTTLLDHIRKTKVAASEAGGITQGIGAYKVQVPIDSKPQICVFLDTPGHEAFGAMRARGARVTDIAIIVVAADDGIRPQTNEAIAHAKAAGVPIVIAINKVDKDGANPDRVMQELSTIGLMPEDWGGDVPMVKISALKGENIDDLLETVMLVAELQELKANPQRNAKGTVIEAGLDKSKGPVATFIVQNGTLKGGHVVVCGEAYGKVRALFDDKGKRVDEAGPSIPVQVIGLNNVPFAGDEFEVVGSLDIAREKAEERAESLRSERLSAKAGDGKITLSSFASAVSGGTGLDLHQLNIILKVDLQGSIEAVRQALQVLPQDNVTLKFLLQATGDVSSSDVDLAVASKAIIFGFNVRTPGSVKSYAENKGVEIRLYKVIYDLIDDVRNAMEGLLESVEEQVPIGSAEVRAVFSSGSGRVAGCMVTEGKVVEGCGIRVTRKGKEVHVGVVESLRRVKEAVKEVSAGLECGIGVEDFDDFEVGDILETFNSVQKRRTLEEASASMAAAFEEVGRGL; encoded by the exons ATGAGTAGTATGGCTTCCCTAGTGAGTTTGGGGAGTGTTTGTGGATGTTCTTCTGGACAGTTTGAAGGGTCATTCTCACTAGTTAGGAGGGTTTCTTTTTCCAAGAACTTTAGAAGCGTAAATAGAATCTGGGTTGGGAGAAGATGGCGTTATGTTTCTGTCTGTAGATATTCGGTCACCACTGACTTCATTGCTGATCAGGGTACATCAATTTCTCTTGATTCCTCATCTAGTAGTAAAAAGGACGATGATGCTGATCTTTTGCTTAAGCCGTCGCCGAGACCACAATTAAAACCTGGACCTAAACCTGGCCCTGCTTTAGGCAATGGACCAGTCCTTAGCTCTGATTCTGATGATGACAAAAGAAATCccaaagaagaagagagaaacaaGGTCATTGAGTCACTTGGAGAGGCATTAGAAAAAGTGGAGAAGCTAGAAACTAACAGAAAAGCAAACGTGTCGGCCAACAAGTCGTCGGCCAATGCACGTACTGCACCAAGAAATAGCAAGCCAGTTGATTCCGATGATTCGTCCAACAGGAAGTCCAAAACACTGAAGAGTGTCTGGAAAAAAGGGAATCCGGTTGCTACTGTGCAAAAAGTTGTAAAACCACCTCCTAAACAGGAACCAATGACTGATGGTGGAAGGAAGAGTGAATCTCAAAGTGTTGCTCCTCTAAAACCCCCTCAGCCACCGCAGAAGGTTCAACCACAGTTACTAGCAAGACCATCTGTagctcctcctcctcctcctgcTATCAAGAAACCGGTGATATTGAAGGATGTTGGTGCTGCGGCGAGGTCCCCGCCTTCTGATGGAATTGAATCTGCTGGAAAGACCAAAGAACGCAAGACAATATTGGTCGACAAATTTGCCTCCAAGAAACCAGTTGTTGATCCTATGATTGCTCAAGCTGTTTTAGCCCCTCCAAAACCAGGAAAGAGCCCACCTCCCGGTAAATTCAGGGAGGAGTTCCGTAAAAAGAGTGGTGCATCTGGAGGACAACGCAGGCGTATTGTTGATGATGGGATTCCTGATGAGGAAGCATCAGAGCTTGATGTTTCTATTCCTGGTGCAGCAAGGAAGGGAAGGAAATGGACCAAGGCAAGTCGCAAGGCAGCCAGACTTAGGGCTGCTCAAGAGTCTGCACCTGTCAAAGTGGAAATTCTAGAGGTTGTTGAAGAAGGCATGCCAATTGAGGAGTTGGCCTACAACTTAGCTACTAGCGAAGGTGAAATCCTTGGTCTTCTATATTCAAAAGGAATCAAGCCTGATGGTGTGCAAACTCTCAGCAATGACATAGTGAAGATGGTTTGCAAAGAATATGAAGTGGAAGTTATCGATGCTGCCTCGGTTAAAGTGGAAGAGATggcaagaaagaaagaaatttttgaTGAAGATGACTTAGACAAACTAGAAGATAGACCTCCTGTCATAACTATAATGGGTCATGTTGATCATGGAAAG ACTACTCTCTTGGACCATATACGCAAGACCAAG GTGGCGGCATCTGAAGCTGGTGGAATTACTCAAGGAATTGGGGCATATAAGGTGCAAGTGCCTATTGACTCCAAGCCCCAGATATGTGTTTTTCTTGATACACCTGGACACGAG GCTTTTGGGGCAATGAGAGCTCGTGGAGCAAGAGTAACAGACATTGCTATCATTGTAGTAGCAGCTGATGATGGAATTCGGCCCCAGACAAATGAGGCCATAGCACATGCCAAGGCCGCCGGAGTTCCAATTGTGATTGCAATAAATAAG GTTGATAAAGATGGAGCAAATCCTGATCGAGTCATGCAAGAACTTTCCACCATTGGTTTGATGCCGGAAGATTGGGGCGGTGATGTTCCAATGGTTAAG ATCAGTGCTCTTAAAGGAGAGAATATAGATGATTTGCTGGAAACGGTCATGCTTGTTGCGGAG TTGCAAGAGTTGAAGGCTAATCCTCAGAGAAATGCCAAGGGAACTGTGATTGAGGCAGGTCTTGATAAATCTAAAGGACCTGTAGCAACGTTCATTGTGCAGAATGGTACACTGAAAGGAGGACATGTAGTAGTTTGTGGTGAAGCTTATGGAAAG GTGCGGGCATTGtttgatgataagggaaaacgTGTTGATGAAGCTGGACCCTCCATTCCGGTGCAG GTGATTGGACTGAACAATGTTCCATTTGCTGGTGACGAGTTTGAGGTTGTTGGGTCCCTTGATATTGCTCGTGAAAAGGCCGAAGAACGAGCGGAGTCCTTGCGGAGTGAGCGTTTATCAGCAAAGGCCGGTGATGGGAAAATTACACTCTCTTCTTTTGCTTCTGCTGTTTCAGGAGGAACTGGTCTAGACTTGCACCaactaaatattattttgaaagttGATCTTCAG GGATCCATTGAGGCGGTCAGACAAGCTCTTCAGGTTCTTCCACAGGATAATGTCACTTTGAAGTTCCTACTGCAAGCTACTGGTGATGTGAGCTCCAGTGATGTTGATCTTGCTGTAGCAAGTAAAGCTATTATTTTTGGCTTTAACGTTAGAACTCCAGGTTCTGTCAAGAGCTATGCAGAGAATAAAGGTGTTGAGATCCGACTCTACAAAGTTATATATGATCTTATTGATGATGTGCGAAATGCAATGGAGGGACTTCTGGAATCAGTTGAG GAACAAGTGCCCATTGGTTCAGCAGAAGTGCGTGCTGTGTTCAGCAGTGGTAGTGGTCGTGTTGCTGGATGCATGGTAACAGAGGGAAAAGTAGTGGAAGGATGTGGTATTCGTGTCACTAGAAAAGGCAAAGAAGTTCATGTTGGTGTGGTGGAATCTCTAAGACGGGTGAAGGAAGCTGTGAAAGAG GTTAGTGCGGGTCTGGAGTGTGGTATTggggttgaggattttgatgaCTTTGAGGTGGGTGATATTCTGGAGACTTTCAACTCAGTTCAGAAAAGACGAACACTCGAGGAGGCCTCAGCATCAATGGCAGCAGCATTTGAAGAAGTGGGGAGAGGCCTGTGA